A DNA window from Fragaria vesca subsp. vesca linkage group LG3, FraVesHawaii_1.0, whole genome shotgun sequence contains the following coding sequences:
- the LOC101301177 gene encoding probable prefoldin subunit 3-like isoform 1 has protein sequence MATSSSSTEVVTERRGIPGAQFVEDVQTYLTQTGFDCNSALAFLQERLQQYKMVEMKLQAQQRELLAKIPDIEKCLDVVATLQAKKGTGEALITDFEICEGIYSRASIEDTDSVCLWLGANVMLEYSCEEATALLRKNLDNAKASLEVLLADLQFLRDQVTITQVTIARVYNWDVHQRRLRQASPSAMES, from the exons ATGGCCACGTCATCATCTTCAACCGAGGTGGTTACAGAGCGCAGAGGAATACCTGGAGCTCAGTTCGTAGAAGATGTGCAGACCTATCTCACTCAAACTGGCTTCGACTGTAACTCTGCCCTCGCTTTTCTCCAAGAAAG ACTTCAGCAATACAAAATGGTTGAAATGAAGCTTCAAGCTCAACAAAGGGAACTTCTG GCAAAGATTCCTGACATTGAGAAGTGCTTAGATGTTGTTGCCACTTTGCAAGCTAAGAAGGGTACTGGTGAG GCACTTATTACTGATTTTGAGATCTGTGAAGGGATATATTCACGAGCTAGCATTGAGGACACTGATTCAGTATGTTTATGGCTGGGAGCAAATGTCATGCTGGAGTATTCATGTGAAGAG GCTACTGCTCTTCTACGAAAGAATTTAGATAATGCTAAAGCCAGTTTGGAAGTTCTTCTTGCTGATCTACAGTTCTTGAGAGATCAAGTAACAATTACCCAG GTAACAATTGCTCGGGTGTACAACTGGGATGTTCATCAGCGCAGACTCCGACAAGCTTCCCCTTCTGCCATGGAATCTTGA
- the LOC101301177 gene encoding probable prefoldin subunit 3-like isoform 2, producing the protein MATSSSSTEVVTERRGIPGAQFVEDVQTYLTQTGFDCNSALAFLQERLQQYKMVEMKLQAQQRELLAKIPDIEKCLDVVATLQAKKGTGIYSRASIEDTDSVCLWLGANVMLEYSCEEATALLRKNLDNAKASLEVLLADLQFLRDQVTITQVTIARVYNWDVHQRRLRQASPSAMES; encoded by the exons ATGGCCACGTCATCATCTTCAACCGAGGTGGTTACAGAGCGCAGAGGAATACCTGGAGCTCAGTTCGTAGAAGATGTGCAGACCTATCTCACTCAAACTGGCTTCGACTGTAACTCTGCCCTCGCTTTTCTCCAAGAAAG ACTTCAGCAATACAAAATGGTTGAAATGAAGCTTCAAGCTCAACAAAGGGAACTTCTG GCAAAGATTCCTGACATTGAGAAGTGCTTAGATGTTGTTGCCACTTTGCAAGCTAAGAAGGGTACTG GGATATATTCACGAGCTAGCATTGAGGACACTGATTCAGTATGTTTATGGCTGGGAGCAAATGTCATGCTGGAGTATTCATGTGAAGAG GCTACTGCTCTTCTACGAAAGAATTTAGATAATGCTAAAGCCAGTTTGGAAGTTCTTCTTGCTGATCTACAGTTCTTGAGAGATCAAGTAACAATTACCCAG GTAACAATTGCTCGGGTGTACAACTGGGATGTTCATCAGCGCAGACTCCGACAAGCTTCCCCTTCTGCCATGGAATCTTGA